A stretch of the SAR86 cluster bacterium genome encodes the following:
- a CDS encoding SAM-dependent methyltransferase, producing MSYSIFVKDGTAQGVAKQRLIETIAGPEKRVINDPYADKFVIGSGVIKLMGHKLNVWLSSKLAPGFHEHLIARTRFIDDLIEKSTKDGIEQYVILGAGYDSRAIRLNLPASLKIFEVDQPEVSDIKLSKLPKDLPNLENITYVNVDFSYQSLSEQLLAAGFDQTKSTIFTLEGVSQYISKDAVSSTVKEIATITKDSRSIFFMSYVDELMEKDPAACFGEGYPNPVKKAYLIKSLSAKVGEPWISFYTDEELEGLLFENGYSVKENVTLEDLNSLYFTPVGRKLHESQIFKLEHFIVAES from the coding sequence GTGAGTTACTCAATTTTTGTGAAAGATGGTACTGCTCAAGGCGTAGCAAAACAACGCTTAATTGAAACAATAGCAGGTCCTGAAAAGCGTGTGATAAATGATCCCTACGCTGATAAGTTTGTTATAGGTTCCGGTGTAATTAAGCTTATGGGACACAAGTTAAATGTTTGGTTGAGCAGTAAACTTGCTCCTGGTTTTCATGAACATCTGATAGCACGCACCCGTTTTATTGATGATCTGATAGAGAAAAGTACAAAGGATGGTATAGAGCAATATGTAATCCTCGGGGCAGGATATGACTCTCGAGCTATTCGACTCAATCTACCAGCTTCATTGAAAATCTTTGAAGTAGATCAACCTGAAGTTTCAGACATAAAACTTTCTAAGTTGCCGAAGGATTTGCCAAATCTAGAGAATATAACTTATGTAAATGTAGATTTCTCCTATCAATCTTTAAGCGAACAACTTTTGGCTGCGGGATTTGATCAAACTAAATCGACTATTTTCACACTTGAGGGTGTTTCGCAATACATTTCTAAAGATGCAGTAAGTTCAACGGTTAAAGAAATAGCCACGATTACTAAAGATTCTAGATCTATTTTCTTTATGTCTTATGTTGATGAACTTATGGAAAAAGATCCTGCAGCTTGTTTCGGAGAGGGTTATCCGAACCCTGTAAAAAAAGCTTACTTGATTAAAAGCTTATCAGCCAAAGTTGGTGAGCCTTGGATATCTTTCTATACAGATGAAGAGTTAGAAGGTTTACTTTTTGAAAATGGTTATTCTGTAAAAGAAAATGTCACTTTAGAAGACCTAAACTCTCTTTACTTCACTCCGGTGGGGAGAAAGCTCCATGAAAGTCAAATTTTCAAGCTTGAACATTTTATTGTGGCTGAGTCCTAA
- a CDS encoding amidohydrolase family protein, translating into MEKTIIRNAYVASQDPLIGNQADLDILIEGNQIAAVGRDLEVGDAAVVDATGCIVMPGFVDAHRHIWQGAIRGVCADWSIMDYATRIRMNAARFFTPEDMYAAQLQGSLEALNAGVTTLTDYCHNILTPDHAHEAIRGSAESGMRAVWNYGFNFPPSESPHFKSLDQRVAFLDEIAAGYFSSPDNLLTLGVAPEEATFAGSPEALDRQINAARNVGARMFWHANGGPSPEGQAPRDVAALAERDMLGSDITFVHMAATELDEWQMLADAGASVAFTPETELQMGMMWPSSITAREYGVNQAYGTDIVSNNSADMFTALRLGLQAVRGRVLELEGAMETGVPVTCQEVLDWGTIDAAKALGLDSVIGSITPGKRADLVLLRGDAITLAGWDRSNVAGAIVMQAQSTDVDTVWVDGRVVKKDGQLVADTKRPSALLQAASERLHEKISAAGGFALSQTQAAGRMMAVAGSEHGEYVFDNEVI; encoded by the coding sequence ATGGAAAAGACTATTATCCGCAATGCTTATGTTGCATCGCAAGACCCCCTGATCGGCAACCAGGCAGACCTGGACATTCTGATAGAAGGCAATCAGATTGCAGCGGTGGGTCGCGATCTTGAGGTGGGAGATGCCGCAGTCGTCGATGCCACCGGCTGTATTGTTATGCCGGGTTTTGTTGATGCCCATCGCCATATCTGGCAGGGCGCCATCCGTGGCGTGTGCGCTGACTGGTCAATCATGGACTACGCAACCCGCATCAGGATGAACGCAGCACGATTCTTTACGCCGGAGGATATGTATGCCGCGCAGTTGCAGGGGAGTCTGGAGGCTCTCAACGCCGGTGTGACCACGCTGACCGATTACTGTCACAACATTCTGACGCCCGACCATGCCCATGAGGCGATCCGTGGCAGTGCGGAGTCAGGTATGCGTGCCGTATGGAACTATGGCTTTAATTTCCCGCCGTCCGAGTCCCCTCACTTCAAGTCGCTGGATCAACGCGTCGCTTTCCTGGATGAGATCGCGGCGGGATATTTTTCCTCACCGGATAACCTGTTAACGCTCGGCGTTGCGCCTGAAGAAGCCACGTTCGCCGGCTCACCGGAGGCGCTGGACCGTCAGATCAATGCTGCGCGCAACGTCGGTGCGCGTATGTTCTGGCACGCCAACGGCGGACCCTCGCCCGAAGGCCAGGCACCGCGAGATGTGGCCGCGCTGGCAGAGCGGGATATGCTGGGTAGCGACATCACGTTTGTCCACATGGCAGCGACAGAACTGGATGAGTGGCAGATGCTAGCAGATGCCGGTGCATCGGTTGCCTTCACACCGGAAACGGAACTACAGATGGGCATGATGTGGCCAAGCAGCATTACGGCGAGAGAATACGGTGTGAACCAGGCCTACGGGACCGACATCGTCTCCAACAATTCGGCCGACATGTTCACGGCACTGCGGCTCGGCCTGCAGGCAGTACGAGGCAGGGTGCTCGAACTGGAAGGGGCGATGGAGACCGGTGTGCCCGTCACCTGTCAGGAAGTCCTGGACTGGGGAACAATTGATGCCGCCAAAGCGCTTGGCCTTGACTCGGTCATCGGCAGCATAACCCCGGGCAAGCGTGCAGACCTGGTGCTGCTGCGCGGCGATGCCATTACCCTCGCGGGATGGGATCGATCCAATGTTGCGGGCGCCATCGTCATGCAGGCGCAGTCAACCGACGTGGATACGGTCTGGGTTGACGGCAGAGTCGTTAAAAAAGATGGTCAGCTCGTGGCGGATACAAAGAGACCCAGCGCCTTGCTTCAGGCAGCCAGTGAGCGCCTGCACGAGAAGATTTCAGCCGCAGGAGGCTTCGCACTGTCGCAGACGCAAGCTGCCGGTCGCATGATGGCGGTTGCGGGCAGTGAGCATGGCGAGTACGTATTTGACAATGAAGTCATTTGA
- a CDS encoding aminomethyltransferase family protein: MGISYLPVSDHRFKKSPFFECNNREDTLYGLYNNRLYPINSGNDEIKHYEHMRSNCCLYDVPETPLKITGKDRIEFLNMLFTRDVSKIAVGKAGYAIACNHSGGIMMDGVLMRPNEEEFIYVQANGDFLNWAHAILDNFDASIEDFDSWVLQIQGPTSLDVLEAVCDRSIDDFPYYAVAEVDINGNSFYISRSGWTGERGFEIYSKNSDFDGVKLWNFLLEKGSPAGLMPSDVSSMHIRRIEAGIFDYGTDIDQSLNPFEIGLDRLVHLDKVDFIGRKALMETNHKSLRLKGLLCGEASLTRGDKVVDSGKDIGFISAGAWSPYLESGVGLIRLNETRPCDYEVKVITSSGEFAAKVIDLPFYDKEKLLVR; encoded by the coding sequence ATGGGGATATCTTACTTACCTGTTTCAGATCACAGATTTAAAAAGTCACCTTTTTTTGAGTGCAATAATAGAGAAGATACTTTGTATGGTCTTTACAATAATAGACTGTATCCAATAAATTCAGGAAATGACGAAATAAAGCATTACGAGCATATGCGCTCAAATTGCTGCCTATATGATGTACCTGAAACGCCCTTAAAGATTACCGGTAAAGACAGAATTGAATTTCTTAACATGTTATTCACCAGAGATGTCAGCAAGATAGCAGTTGGAAAAGCTGGCTATGCTATTGCTTGTAATCATAGTGGAGGCATTATGATGGATGGTGTCTTGATGCGACCCAATGAAGAGGAATTTATTTATGTACAAGCAAATGGAGACTTTTTGAATTGGGCTCATGCCATATTGGATAATTTTGATGCATCCATAGAGGATTTCGATTCTTGGGTCTTGCAAATTCAAGGACCCACGTCTCTAGACGTTTTAGAAGCAGTTTGCGATAGGTCCATAGATGATTTTCCTTATTATGCAGTAGCCGAAGTAGATATAAATGGAAATTCTTTCTATATATCTCGTTCTGGTTGGACTGGCGAAAGAGGGTTTGAAATATATTCGAAAAATTCAGATTTTGATGGGGTAAAACTATGGAACTTTCTACTCGAAAAAGGATCGCCTGCGGGCTTGATGCCCTCAGATGTATCTTCTATGCATATAAGAAGAATAGAGGCTGGTATTTTTGATTATGGAACAGATATAGATCAGTCGCTTAATCCTTTCGAAATAGGCCTTGATCGTTTAGTTCATCTAGATAAAGTTGATTTTATTGGACGAAAGGCGCTCATGGAGACAAATCATAAATCTCTAAGGTTAAAAGGCTTGCTTTGTGGTGAGGCTTCATTGACTAGAGGAGATAAAGTAGTAGATTCCGGTAAAGATATTGGTTTTATTAGCGCTGGCGCATGGTCTCCATATTTAGAATCTGGGGTCGGTTTGATACGTCTAAACGAGACAAGACCTTGTGATTATGAAGTGAAAGTCATCACTTCATCTGGTGAGTTTGCTGCTAAAGTAATTGACTTACCATTCTATGACAAAGAAAAGTTATTGGTAAGGTAA
- a CDS encoding MAPEG family protein, which yields MNQTALLTPVFILVLWTFAITAIMAYGRVKFTKDPQDAAHTKDLKGLMPDWVERTSDNYNHLFEQPVAFYVVTLSIALINNIEPLMVQLAWAFVIVRILHSLVQLTINIVLLRFAIFAIGWLIIAYMAFSQLL from the coding sequence ATGAATCAAACAGCACTTTTAACACCAGTATTTATATTAGTATTATGGACCTTTGCTATCACCGCAATTATGGCCTACGGTCGAGTAAAATTTACTAAAGATCCGCAGGATGCAGCTCACACAAAAGATTTAAAAGGATTGATGCCTGATTGGGTTGAGAGAACTTCAGATAACTATAATCATCTTTTTGAACAACCCGTAGCTTTTTATGTTGTTACTTTATCGATTGCACTAATCAATAACATTGAACCTTTGATGGTTCAATTAGCATGGGCATTCGTCATAGTAAGAATATTACATTCACTTGTTCAGCTTACTATAAATATTGTCTTACTAAGATTTGCTATTTTTGCAATTGGTTGGTTAATTATTGCCTATATGGCATTTTCTCAACTCCTATAA
- a CDS encoding metal-dependent hydrolase: protein MDPLTQGTVGAAFSQSSSDKKNILKISVIGFLAGLAPDLDVLIQSSTDPILFLEYHRQFSHSLFFIPFGSLIVAAIIFPLFKKSMNFKIIYTASFLGYATHGLLDACTSYGTLLFWPFSNERVTWNNISIVDPIFTIPVLILIGAAIKTKRKIYSFFSIGWIIFYLSLGFIQYERALSTANDLAESRGHNPERLTLKPSFGNLILWKSIYEHEKTFYVDAIRTVQTSTVCLGESIKIFDYQEHLPDLDKESQQALDIERFRWFSQDYLGFDQEKSLVTDVRYSMLPNQIEPMWGLVINDLRDKNEHAIWWTGRDLDEGQWELFVKMLRGKVCKVRS from the coding sequence ATGGATCCACTAACTCAAGGAACAGTAGGTGCCGCTTTCTCACAGTCATCTTCGGATAAGAAAAATATACTAAAGATTAGCGTTATTGGTTTTCTTGCAGGATTAGCGCCTGATTTAGATGTCTTGATTCAATCATCAACTGACCCAATTCTGTTTCTCGAATACCATAGGCAGTTCTCTCACTCACTTTTTTTTATCCCCTTCGGATCTTTAATTGTTGCAGCAATTATTTTCCCTTTATTTAAAAAATCCATGAATTTTAAGATTATCTATACAGCAAGTTTCTTGGGTTATGCGACCCACGGATTACTTGATGCATGCACTTCCTATGGAACTTTACTTTTTTGGCCTTTCTCAAATGAGAGAGTGACTTGGAATAATATATCTATAGTCGATCCTATCTTTACGATTCCTGTTTTAATCCTTATTGGAGCTGCAATAAAAACCAAAAGAAAAATTTATAGTTTTTTTTCAATTGGATGGATTATTTTTTATCTTTCCTTGGGCTTTATTCAATATGAAAGAGCATTGTCGACGGCGAATGATCTTGCCGAGTCAAGAGGGCATAATCCTGAGCGTCTTACACTTAAGCCTTCTTTTGGAAATTTAATTTTGTGGAAATCTATTTATGAACACGAAAAGACTTTTTATGTTGATGCAATTAGAACAGTTCAAACATCTACTGTGTGTTTGGGTGAGAGTATAAAGATTTTCGACTATCAGGAACATCTACCTGATCTTGATAAAGAGAGTCAGCAGGCTTTAGATATTGAAAGGTTTAGATGGTTTTCTCAGGACTATTTAGGCTTTGATCAAGAAAAAAGTCTTGTAACAGATGTTCGCTACTCAATGCTACCAAATCAAATTGAGCCAATGTGGGGCCTAGTAATTAACGATCTGCGAGATAAAAATGAACATGCAATTTGGTGGACGGGCCGTGACTTAGATGAAGGTCAGTGGGAATTATTCGTTAAGATGCTAAGGGGTAAAGTATGCAAAGTTCGATCTTGA
- a CDS encoding enoyl-CoA hydratase-related protein, which translates to MIKLEKKESIYFLTMDAGENRWNTTFVREIAKALDTIEDDEGPGALITSATDSKFFSNGLDLDWMQAPEDYPDGGDREVFGQEFMYLMGRFITLPIPTICALNGHTFGAGFMFALSHDFRIMREDRGFLCANEMQLGLPIPRPELALFKHKIPANAFFETVQLSKRWTGTDALEAGIVQEVSSFEELSNVALIKAKELSPLANNRKNFGHQKEMLYGENAAINLTHGPAFMLKNSKDFEV; encoded by the coding sequence GTGATAAAACTGGAAAAAAAAGAGTCTATTTATTTTTTAACAATGGATGCTGGGGAGAATCGTTGGAATACGACATTCGTAAGAGAAATTGCTAAAGCTCTAGATACAATTGAAGATGATGAAGGTCCAGGAGCATTAATTACATCTGCTACTGATTCAAAGTTTTTTTCAAATGGACTAGATCTAGATTGGATGCAAGCTCCCGAAGACTATCCAGATGGAGGTGATAGAGAAGTGTTCGGCCAAGAATTCATGTATTTAATGGGAAGGTTTATCACATTACCAATTCCCACTATATGTGCGCTTAATGGACATACTTTCGGTGCTGGTTTTATGTTTGCCCTTTCTCATGACTTCAGGATTATGAGAGAGGATAGAGGATTTTTATGCGCCAATGAAATGCAACTAGGTCTACCAATTCCAAGGCCAGAGCTTGCATTGTTTAAGCATAAAATTCCTGCAAATGCTTTCTTTGAAACTGTTCAATTATCTAAACGATGGACTGGTACTGATGCTCTTGAAGCTGGAATTGTTCAAGAGGTAAGCTCATTTGAAGAGCTTTCTAATGTAGCCTTGATAAAAGCCAAAGAATTATCTCCCCTTGCGAATAATAGAAAAAACTTTGGCCATCAAAAGGAGATGTTATATGGTGAGAATGCAGCCATTAATTTGACCCATGGTCCTGCTTTTATGCTTAAAAATTCAAAAGATTTTGAAGTATAA
- a CDS encoding cupin domain-containing protein: protein MKKVITGHDGQGKSVFFKVESEAVTVGSPVVDWHEIWATHADDKIPVDTSAGKSREQYTADVHNVFPVTNQSMFRVLDFKPRDAADAPSPDELEAFISQLPGVASHMEQDDPSMHTTDSVDYGVIISGKIKLELDDGEQVELTAGDVFVQNGTRHAWRVEEHCRMAVVLVGTDRQ from the coding sequence ATGAAAAAAGTTATCACCGGCCATGATGGACAGGGCAAATCCGTATTCTTCAAAGTTGAATCCGAGGCAGTCACGGTGGGCTCCCCGGTCGTTGACTGGCACGAAATCTGGGCGACACATGCCGATGACAAGATCCCGGTCGACACGTCAGCTGGCAAATCGAGAGAACAATACACCGCCGATGTGCATAACGTGTTTCCAGTCACGAACCAGTCGATGTTCAGGGTCCTGGATTTCAAACCGAGGGACGCGGCGGACGCGCCATCACCGGACGAACTCGAAGCGTTTATTTCCCAGCTACCCGGTGTTGCCAGTCACATGGAGCAGGACGACCCAAGCATGCACACCACAGACAGCGTCGACTATGGCGTGATCATTTCAGGTAAAATCAAGCTCGAACTCGACGACGGTGAGCAGGTGGAACTCACGGCAGGTGACGTGTTCGTGCAGAACGGTACCCGCCACGCCTGGCGTGTCGAGGAGCACTGCCGGATGGCTGTTGTACTGGTCGGTACCGACCGGCAGTAA
- a CDS encoding tyrosine-protein phosphatase, producing the protein MINDYTERHYPFEGCFNFRDIGGYLNQDGQQVKKGLYFRTGRQDRMTDRDLLKLSELKISTQIDLRKPDEVADQGKGPLEAMGAKYINIAVIPEGGSDQLSRLVGDTGISGKRYLGYLEFGPTSWLRLFGILADKSNLPVVLHCTAGKDRTGVSTAFLLSILGVSRDVIEEDYLLTNLDTERQADFIERTVGYPDGYDRKKMINIAGVPHNAMKDFLDGVESKWGSVVEYLEKIGITKNQMDKIRQNFLETI; encoded by the coding sequence ATGATTAACGACTATACAGAAAGACATTATCCCTTTGAAGGTTGTTTTAACTTCAGAGATATAGGCGGTTACTTAAATCAAGACGGGCAACAGGTAAAAAAAGGGCTTTACTTTCGTACTGGAAGACAAGACAGGATGACAGATAGAGATTTATTAAAGCTATCTGAATTAAAGATCTCCACACAAATAGATCTGCGTAAACCTGACGAGGTTGCGGATCAAGGTAAAGGTCCTTTGGAAGCCATGGGGGCTAAATACATTAATATAGCGGTTATTCCTGAGGGAGGGAGTGATCAATTAAGTAGACTAGTTGGTGATACAGGCATCTCAGGAAAGAGATACTTAGGCTACTTAGAATTCGGACCTACTTCTTGGCTTAGGTTATTTGGAATATTAGCCGATAAGTCTAACTTGCCTGTTGTTTTACATTGCACAGCTGGTAAAGATAGAACCGGTGTTTCAACTGCTTTCTTACTTTCTATTCTGGGTGTGAGTCGAGATGTAATAGAAGAAGATTATTTATTAACTAATCTTGATACTGAAAGACAGGCAGACTTTATTGAGAGGACTGTTGGTTACCCTGATGGATATGATAGAAAAAAAATGATCAATATAGCAGGAGTACCTCACAATGCTATGAAAGATTTTTTAGACGGTGTGGAGTCAAAGTGGGGAAGCGTTGTGGAGTATCTTGAAAAAATAGGAATTACTAAGAACCAGATGGATAAAATCCGTCAGAATTTTCTGGAAACAATATAA
- a CDS encoding septation protein IspZ, protein MTLTFSKVTSSLYVNESLMDEQSMSYMEGTTTFIHSLDALDNSEAHVESGYFNSWNTGIAVIEDGQMVYESHPGKDVRYGEKLVKKILGENSDINQKDKWRENKYSVYADLGLGAIFFIVGKISGDLVFATMVGVVAGLSLILLQRFVKVDLLGGFAVFGTIMLLISGIFSLILQDEYWVQMKGTLLGLMIALVFFLDGVFRQGTYFGARFERYIPGGALHQNRLAIGMSFTGVFGALSNYFVAENFSEDFWLTYTTFLDFPIFILLFLLVLRWSRKKNK, encoded by the coding sequence GTGACTTTAACATTCAGCAAAGTCACTTCAAGCTTATATGTAAATGAAAGCCTCATGGATGAGCAGTCAATGAGTTATATGGAAGGAACTACTACTTTCATTCATTCTCTAGATGCATTGGATAATTCAGAAGCTCATGTTGAGTCTGGCTATTTTAATTCGTGGAATACTGGTATCGCTGTGATTGAAGATGGGCAGATGGTATATGAAAGTCACCCTGGTAAGGATGTTCGCTATGGCGAAAAATTAGTTAAGAAAATTTTAGGGGAAAATTCAGATATAAACCAAAAGGATAAATGGAGAGAAAATAAGTATTCTGTTTATGCAGATCTAGGATTAGGAGCTATATTTTTTATAGTTGGGAAAATCTCTGGGGATTTAGTTTTTGCAACAATGGTGGGTGTAGTTGCAGGTTTAAGCCTTATTCTATTGCAACGGTTTGTTAAGGTTGACCTTTTGGGCGGCTTCGCAGTTTTTGGCACAATCATGTTACTCATATCAGGTATTTTCTCTCTGATATTACAAGACGAATACTGGGTACAAATGAAAGGAACCTTGCTTGGACTAATGATAGCATTGGTATTTTTTCTTGATGGGGTGTTCAGGCAAGGAACTTACTTCGGTGCTAGGTTCGAGCGTTATATTCCAGGAGGAGCGCTCCATCAAAATAGGCTTGCCATAGGGATGAGTTTCACAGGTGTTTTTGGTGCTTTGAGTAACTATTTCGTAGCAGAAAATTTCTCGGAGGACTTTTGGCTGACCTACACCACCTTTCTAGATTTTCCTATATTCATCCTATTATTTTTATTGGTTCTCAGATGGTCGCGTAAGAAAAATAAGTAA
- a CDS encoding GNAT family N-acetyltransferase, giving the protein MKKENIDIVKAEGELIELYANEIPELAWSTGPVSYEYHMKRRSLFDASVQRSWRTPGTLFSADSAILSIREGKLLGVAIAFNGTEFKERVAALGPLWEEMLKAEEVTAEEIVGVAERSKLASWLNPVIYSNTFYVHAIAVKPEARGQRVGYLMMEYLFNKAKELGYLEFQLDVLSDNPAVGFYRSLGLEVLAETRAPKPAEFGVPIEFRMGKLLN; this is encoded by the coding sequence ATGAAGAAAGAGAATATTGATATCGTCAAAGCAGAAGGCGAACTCATAGAATTGTATGCGAATGAAATCCCAGAATTAGCCTGGTCAACAGGACCGGTATCTTACGAATATCATATGAAACGTCGCTCCCTGTTTGATGCTTCGGTGCAACGTTCATGGCGAACCCCCGGTACACTTTTTAGTGCTGATTCGGCAATATTGAGCATTAGAGAGGGTAAATTACTTGGAGTTGCAATTGCTTTTAATGGGACTGAATTCAAAGAACGTGTCGCAGCACTAGGACCTTTATGGGAAGAAATGTTAAAAGCTGAAGAAGTAACTGCCGAAGAGATAGTCGGAGTTGCAGAAAGGTCAAAATTAGCTAGTTGGTTGAATCCCGTAATCTACTCTAATACCTTCTATGTGCATGCCATTGCAGTTAAGCCTGAGGCAAGGGGTCAACGAGTAGGTTATTTGATGATGGAGTACTTATTTAACAAAGCTAAAGAGCTTGGTTATCTTGAATTTCAGCTTGATGTTCTATCCGATAACCCCGCCGTAGGGTTTTATCGTTCTCTTGGTTTAGAAGTACTTGCTGAAACGAGGGCTCCAAAACCAGCTGAATTTGGTGTGCCAATAGAATTTAGGATGGGTAAACTTCTTAACTAA
- a CDS encoding FAD-dependent oxidoreductase, producing the protein METINELARETPIIHRTEVLVVGSGPGGLAAAIASARAGAETTLLERYGCFGGNLTQVGVEGFAWYRHEKTVDSEGIGIEFEERAKSMGASNPEPQSNSHAIDGEAFKFVADVLVEEAGITPMLHRTMVATIVEDAVIKGIIVESKAGREAILAKRVIDATGDADIAHRAGAIVHKTPVEKMMAVSVMFSMNGVDKTRFIEDVKSDPHTYSDWFGPGWGMKTSGKEDKLFSPYLKKPFEQAIESGLIPKNLTTITGTWGAISEQGDLSYLNIIHLAGLDATNPDHLTKGEMEGRKQAMFAIEALKKYNPGCEEAKLRNFGMTLGIRDTRKIDAAYNMTTEDVHNEAKFEDSIGIFPEFIDGYGVLVLPTTGRYFQLPYRSMLPKGVENLLVTGRSVGGDRGSHAAVRNMMCCAVNGQGAGVAAAVSIETNSDVSAVDIKKVQQTLLKQGARIH; encoded by the coding sequence ATGGAAACTATAAATGAATTAGCAAGAGAAACACCAATTATTCATCGAACGGAAGTATTGGTTGTTGGTAGCGGTCCAGGAGGTTTAGCAGCTGCTATTGCTTCAGCAAGAGCAGGAGCAGAAACTACCTTGCTTGAACGTTACGGTTGCTTTGGAGGTAATCTTACTCAGGTGGGTGTCGAAGGCTTTGCTTGGTACCGTCATGAAAAAACCGTTGATAGTGAAGGTATTGGAATAGAGTTTGAAGAACGTGCTAAATCTATGGGTGCTTCAAACCCTGAACCTCAATCAAATAGTCACGCAATAGACGGTGAAGCATTTAAATTCGTTGCAGATGTTTTAGTTGAAGAAGCAGGTATTACACCCATGTTACATAGAACAATGGTGGCAACTATAGTTGAAGATGCAGTTATTAAAGGTATTATTGTTGAGAGTAAAGCCGGTCGAGAAGCAATCTTGGCAAAACGAGTGATAGATGCAACTGGCGATGCAGATATTGCCCATAGAGCCGGAGCCATTGTTCACAAAACACCAGTTGAAAAAATGATGGCTGTATCAGTCATGTTTTCAATGAATGGTGTTGATAAAACTCGTTTTATTGAAGATGTAAAGTCTGATCCGCATACTTATAGTGATTGGTTTGGCCCAGGCTGGGGAATGAAGACATCCGGTAAAGAGGATAAATTATTTTCTCCCTACCTAAAAAAACCATTTGAACAAGCAATCGAATCTGGACTAATACCTAAAAATCTAACTACCATTACTGGAACATGGGGTGCCATAAGCGAGCAAGGTGACCTAAGTTATTTGAATATAATCCATTTAGCGGGTCTTGATGCAACTAATCCAGATCACCTTACAAAAGGAGAGATGGAGGGTCGCAAGCAAGCAATGTTTGCTATTGAAGCACTGAAAAAATATAACCCAGGCTGTGAAGAAGCTAAATTGAGAAATTTTGGTATGACTCTAGGAATAAGGGATACAAGAAAAATTGACGCTGCATACAACATGACTACTGAGGATGTACACAACGAAGCTAAATTTGAAGATAGTATAGGAATTTTTCCAGAATTTATTGATGGTTATGGCGTACTTGTCTTACCTACCACCGGTCGATACTTCCAACTGCCATATCGTTCAATGCTACCCAAGGGTGTCGAAAATTTACTCGTTACGGGTAGATCTGTTGGAGGAGATAGAGGCTCTCATGCTGCAGTGCGTAATATGATGTGCTGTGCAGTTAATGGCCAAGGTGCAGGAGTTGCAGCAGCAGTCTCAATTGAGACTAATTCTGATGTTTCAGCGGTTGATATAAAAAAAGTTCAGCAAACATTACTTAAACAAGGGGCACGAATTCACTAA
- a CDS encoding TetR/AcrR family transcriptional regulator — protein sequence MRDLPNVSKRAQNKERKKAQIIEAATGLILKHGHADFTMPELAERAGVALVTPYSYFQSKAGVLAAVLDPEHALEAAASWNGSADHSDGLTKSMAFAMSRVERYISDAPLYRPVLSTLFKLAPGSAPETQDAEDWLALWEDGLKDAAVQGQIDTAMSTVLVAHTIRNAYLGLLQRWVTQQVTDQQFRLETEATVSMMLAGIAKKPADRKHWHDQFIRTQARMLDANPLDNIANASINAGAIVESAPRLKYSYETK from the coding sequence ATGCGAGATCTCCCGAACGTGTCGAAGCGAGCCCAGAACAAGGAACGCAAGAAAGCGCAGATCATAGAAGCTGCTACCGGGCTGATCCTGAAGCATGGCCACGCAGACTTCACGATGCCGGAACTGGCAGAACGGGCGGGGGTCGCACTGGTCACGCCCTACAGCTACTTTCAGTCCAAGGCCGGTGTCCTTGCTGCTGTACTGGACCCCGAACACGCCCTCGAAGCAGCTGCTTCGTGGAACGGTAGCGCCGACCACAGTGATGGACTCACAAAGTCTATGGCATTTGCCATGAGCCGGGTCGAACGGTACATCAGTGATGCCCCCCTGTACCGCCCGGTTCTATCGACCCTGTTCAAGCTGGCTCCAGGGTCAGCTCCGGAAACCCAGGATGCGGAGGATTGGCTCGCCTTGTGGGAAGACGGGCTGAAAGATGCCGCAGTTCAGGGTCAGATTGACACGGCGATGAGCACGGTACTCGTGGCGCACACCATCAGGAATGCATACCTGGGTTTACTGCAGCGCTGGGTTACGCAGCAGGTGACAGATCAGCAGTTCAGACTTGAAACAGAAGCAACCGTTTCCATGATGCTGGCCGGAATCGCCAAAAAACCTGCTGACAGAAAACACTGGCACGATCAGTTCATCAGAACGCAGGCAAGGATGCTCGATGCCAACCCACTGGATAATATTGCTAATGCCAGCATAAATGCCGGCGCAATAGTCGAGTCAGCACCTCGGTTGAAGTACAGCTATGAAACTAAATGA